From Cricetulus griseus strain 17A/GY chromosome 1 unlocalized genomic scaffold, alternate assembly CriGri-PICRH-1.0 chr1_0, whole genome shotgun sequence, a single genomic window includes:
- the LOC100751364 gene encoding bile acid receptor isoform X2 → MANTYVTASDGYCLAEPTQYYDILPEQIHYQLCDTDFQEASYCQYSTAQFPPALQSPSFQSHFNTYGLDPQYGSGGWCGLDACEASQSTYMFVHDDEDGFPGIQRSRPTCSLRWKGQDELCVVCGDKASGYHYNALTCEGCKGFFRRSITKNAVYSCKNGGHCEMDMYMRRKCQECRLKKCKAVGMLAECLLTEIQCKSKRLRKNSKQKIALYSDLQVEDEGTDSKLVSSTTRYGKGVQESLALTQEEHHLMNTIVTAHQKFMTPLGAASLLLQEYSNPEVSFLRLSEAAVLNIQGLMNFTKGLPGFENLTNEDQTALQKESKTEVMFLHVAHLYSGKESTSGSIMRPSKPSARTREVHNQSSEENVYSLENFFKQGSSSATLTGITEEFVTSLTYFYRRMSELNITDTEYALLTATTVLFSDRPSLKNKQQVENLQEPVLQLLFKYSKLYHPEEPQHFAHLIGRLTELRTLSHRHSEILSTWKTKDPRLVTILSEKWNLHSFN, encoded by the exons ATGGCAAATACCTATGTCACTGCATCTGATGGGTACTGTCTTGCTGAACCCACACAGTATTATG ATATTTTGCCAGAACAAATCCATTATCAACTGTGTGACACCGATTTCCAAGAAGCATCCTATTGTCAGTATTCTACTGCTCAGTTCCCTCCAGCTTTACAGTCGCCATCTTTTCAAAGCCATTTCAATACATATGGCTTGGATCCACAGTACGGTAGTGGTGGTTGGTGTGGACTTGATGCCTGTGAAGCAAGTCAGTCCACTTACATGTTTGTTCACGATGATGAAGATGGATTCCCTGGGATACAAAGGTCCAGACCAACTTGTTCGTTACGCTGGAAGGGACAAGATGAGCTCTGCGTGGTCTGTGGTGATAAGGCATCAGGATATCACTACAATGCACTAACCTGTGAAGGCTGCAAAG GTTTTTTCCGACGTAGCATCACCAAAAATGCAGTTTACAGTTGCAAGAATGGTGGCCACTGTGAAATGGATATGTATATGCGCAGAAAATGCCAAGAGTGCAGACTGAAAAAGTGTAAGGCGGTGGGGATGTTGGCAGAAT GtttgctcacagagatccagtgtAAGTCAAAGAGACTTCGTAAGAACTCCAAGCAGAAGATTGCCCTTTACTCTGACCTGCAAGTGGAAGACGAAGGCACAGATAGCAAGCTTGTATCATCCACCACGAGATATGGAAAAGGG GTTCAGGAAAGCTTGGCACTAACTCAAGAGGAACATCATCTTATGAATACCATAGTGACTGCCCATCAAAAATTCATGACTCCTTTAGGGGCAGCAAGTCTGCTT CTGCAGGAGTATTCCAACCCTGAAGTAAGTTTTCTGAGACTCTCAGAGGCAGCAGTTCTAAACATACAGGGGCTGATGAATTTTACCAAGGGACTGCCAG gatttgAAAATTTAACCAATGAGGACCAGACTGCATTACAGAAGGAGTCAAAAACTGAAGTGATGTTCCTTCATGTAGCTCATCTTTACAGTGGGAAAGAATCAACCTctggaa gtATTATGAGACCATCAAAGCCCTCAGCTCGTACAAGGGAGGTGCATAATCAGAGcagtgaagaaaatgtttattctttGGAAAACTTTTTCAAGCAAGGCAGTTCTTCTGCTACTCTAACTG GCATTACTGAAGAATTCGTTACCTCACTAACTTACTTCTACAGAAGAATGAGTGAACTCAATATAACAGATACGGAATATGCTCTGCTTACAGCAACAACAGTGCTTTTCTCAG ATCGTCCTTCCCTTAAGAATAAGCAGCAAGTAGAAAACCTACAAGAACCAGTTCTACAACTTTTGTTCAAGTATTCAAAACTGTACCACCCAGAAGAGCCACAGCATTTCGCTCACCTCATAGGGAGGCTTACTGAACTGAGAACCCTGAGTCACAGGCACTCAGAAATCCTCAGCACCTGGAAAACAAAGGACCCCAGACTGGTTACAATACTCTCTGAGAAATGGAATTTGCACTCATTTAACTGA